The Microlunatus antarcticus DNA segment GTGGGCGTCTCCGAGCACGAGAGCCGCGGCATCCTCGACCTGCTCTACGCCCACCTCACCAAGCCCGAGCACACGATCCGCCACCGCTGGCAGGCCGGCGACGTCGGCCTCTGGGACAACCGCAGCACGTCCCACTACGCCAACCGCGACTACACCGACGTCCGTGTGATGCGCCGCATCACGCTCGCCGGAGACAAGCCGGTCGGGCCGCGCAAGCCCTGATCGAGCCCCGCGAGCGGGAGGTTGCCGCGCCTTCTCGGGCGTCTCGGGCGCGGCAACCTACCGCTCGCGGTCGTCTCTCAGGCGGCGAGGCCGCGGCGTCGGAGGATCGGCAGGACGCCCTCGGCGAACCAGTACGCCTCCTCGACGTGCGGGTAGCCGGACAGGACGAACTCCTCGATGCCGACGGCCGCGTACTCCCCGATCAGGTCGGCGACCTCGGTGTGGCTGCCGACCAGCGCGGTGCCGGCGCCGCTGCGCATCAGGCCGATCCCCGACCACAGGCCCGGGTGCACCTCGAGCTGGCGGGCCTCGGTGTACGTGGTCAGGCCACCGTGCAGCGCGCGCATCCGGCGCTGTCCCTCCGACTCGCTGGCCGCCAGCGCGGCCTGCGCCTTCGCGACGTCAGAAGGGTCGAGCTGCGCCAGCATGTCGTCGGCCACCCGCCACGCGTCCTCGGAACGGTCCCGGCTGATGGTGTGCAGGCGTACGCCGAAGCGCACCTGCCGGCCGGCCGCCTCGGTCAGGCCCCGGATCCAGGCGATCTTCGCCGCGACGGCCGCCGGCGGCTCGCCCCAGGTGAGGTAGACGTCGGTCTGCTCGGCCGTCACCGGGCCGGCGGCGGCCGACGAGCCGCCGAGGTAGATCTCCGGCACGGGCGCGGGTTGCCGCGTCCGGGCGTCGGTGACGTCGTAGAAGTCGCCGGTGAAACTCGTGCCGGCCGCCGTGAACGCCCCGCGGAAGACCTGCAGGAACTCGGCCGCCCGGGCGTAGCGGTCGTCCTTGCCGACCCGGTCGCCGAAGCGCAGCTGCTCGTCCCGGTCACCGCCGACGACGACGTTCAGCAGGAGGCGGTTGCCCGACATCCGCTGGAACGTCGACGCCATCTGCGCCAGCAGCGTCGGGCTGATCAGCCCGGGCCGGAGCGCGACCAGGAACTTGAGCCGCTCGGTCTGGGTGATCAGCGCCGAGGCGACGACCCACGCGTCCTCGCACGGCGTCCCGGTCGGGGTCAGGACCGCGTCGAAGCCGAGGTCCTCCGCCGTCCGGGCGACGTGCGCGAGGTAGCGCAGGTCCGGCTCGCGGAACCGTCCGGCCGTGTCGAGCGAGCCACCGGCCCGGCCGACGTCGACGGGGACGCTGTGCCCGCCCCCGACGAGGGACCGGCTGTCGCCGGTGGTGGGCAGGAACCAGTCGTACGTCGGCGTCACGGGTCGATCATCCCAACTCTCAGGCCAGCGGCAGCGCGGTCCACGTCGAGCTGTAGTCCAGCCCGCTCCGCTTGAACAGCTGGGTCACGGGGCAGCGGCGCTCGAGCTCCGACACCAGGGTCGCGAAGGTCTCCTCGTCCGCATCGGTCTCGACGGACGCCACCACGGTCACGGCGTCGAAGTTCGCGTTCCCGTCGGCGCCGCCCACGAACACGGACGGGTCGAAGTCCCCGCGCGCGGAGATCCGGAACTCCCCCAGCCGCACGCCCAGGCCCTTCGCGACCAGCTGCGCCGAGATCTGGTTGCACGAGGTGAGGGCCCCGAGCGTGTACGACAGCGGGCTCGGCGCGGCGTCGGCCCCGCCGAACGCCGGGTAGGTGTCCGAGCTGAACGTGTGCGCGTGCTCGCCGACGACCGTCAGCTGCTGCGCGACGCCGGTTCCGTGTCCCTCGACGGTGAACGGGACGATCTGCTTGGGCACAGGGCTCCTTCTGGGGTGGGCGTACGGAACTGGTCGGACAAGGTTGATCGGCGGGTGCCGAGCACCTACAGCGCGGAGCCCTCGTGCAGCGAGTGGTAGGCGCGGTCGTGGTAGACGAGCGGAGGGCCGCCACCGACCTGGGAGGTCTCGAGCGCCTGGACCACGACCAGGTGGCTGGCCCCGACCGCCACGCGCTGCACGACCTCGCCGCGGATCCAGGCGGGGACGTCGTCGAGCACCGGCTCGCCGGTGGGCAGCCAGTGCCAGTCGACGCCGGCGAAGCGGTCCACGCCGCTCGTGGCGAACCGGGCCGACACGTCGACCTGCCCGGCGGCCAGGAAGCTGATGGTCAGGGTCTCCGCGCGGGACAGGGCGGGCCAGGAGGACGAGGTGCCCGCGACGGAGAAGGTCAGCAGGGCCGGGTCGGCCGAGACGGAGACGACCGACGTGGCCGTGAAGCCGACCGGTCGGTCGCCGTCACGCAGCGCCACGACGGCGACCCCGGCCGGGTGCTGCCGGAAGATCGACCGGAAGGCGTCGGAGGTCACCGCCTCCGACGGTCGGGTGCGCGGCTCCGCGGTCATCGTGCTCCCGTTCCGATGAGCGCCGACACGGTGACCGCCGCCTCGTCGGCCCAGGTCGCCGCGAGGGCGTCGAGGTCGGCCAGCTTGGACTCCGTGACCGCGAACGGGCGGGTGGGGGCGGAGGCCCCGAGCTCGACGAGCAGCGGACGCAGCAGGTGCTCGGCCACGAACGAGTGCGCGGGGCTGGCCGACACGACGACCGGCACGGCGAGGACGCCGCGCAGCCCGCCGGTCGGGTAGCGGTCGAGGAACGCCTTGAGCAGGCCGGTGTAGCTGGCCTTGTAGACCGGCGTCGCCACGACGGCGACGGCCGCCCCGGCCAACGTCTCGGCAAAGCGGTCCGCGTCGGGCGCGCTCTCCGCGAACAGCTGCGGCGCGACCTCGGCGAGGTCGAGCGAGGTGATCTGCCCGGCGCCGAGACGCTCGGCGAGCGCGCCGGCCAGCGTCCGCGCGACGAGCAGGGTCCGCGAGCCGGGGCGTGGGTTGCCGGAGAGCGCGACGACCTGCGGACGGTCGGCGGCGCTCACGAGAGCGCCCCCGTCGAGACGTCGCTCCGCATGACCCGAGGCGCGGCGCCGAGCCCAAGGTGCTCCCGCAGGGTCGCGCCCTCGTACGCGGTGCGGAACACGCCGCGTTCCTGGAGCAGCGGCACCACCTCGTCGACGAAGCGGTCGAGCCCGCCCGGGGTGATGTGCGGGACCAGGATGTAGCCGTCGCAGACGTCGGCCTGGACGTGGTCATCGATCGCCTGAGCGACCGTCGACGCGGTGCCCACGAAGGTCTGCCGGTTCGTCGTCTCGACGATCAGCTCGCGGAGCGACAGGTGCTCGGCCTCGGCCTTGGCCCGCCACTCGCGTGCGGTCGCGACCGGGTCCTTGTGCATGCGCACGCTGGCCCTCCCCTTGGCGATCGTGTTCTCGCCGACGACCGGGTCGAAGGACGGCGGCGGCCCGTCCGGGTCGAGGTCGGAGAGGTCGGTGTTCCACAGCTGCTCGGCGAGCTTGATCGCGGTCGCGCCGCTGACCTGCTGCAGGCGGACCTGCTGGGCGATCTCCTCGGCCTCCGCGTCGGTGTCGCCGAGCACGAAGGTCGCGGCCGGGAGCACGACGAGCTGCTCGGGCCGGCGCCCGTGCGCGGCGAGGCGGCCCTTGACGTCGGCGTAGAAGGCGCGGCCGGCGTCGTACGTGGCGTGCCGGGTGAAGATCGCGTCGGCGGTGGCCGCCGCGAACTCGCGTCCCTCGTCGGAGTCGCCGGCCTGGAAGATCACCGGTCGCCCCTGCGGGCTGCGCGGGGTGCTGAACGCCCCGTCGATGGCGAAGTGCTGGTCGTGGTGCGAGAACGTCCCCACGTCCGGCCGGCTCAGGAACTCGCCCCCGGCCCGGTCGGCCAGGACCTCGTCGCCGTCCCAGGTGTCGAAGAGCGCGAACGCGGCGTCGAGGAAGTGCTGGGCGCGGGAGTAACGCTCCTCCTGCGGCAGGTAGCCGCCGCGGCGGAAGTTCTCGCCGGTGAATGCGTCCCATGACGTCACCACGTTCCAGGCGGCCCGGCCGGCCGAGAGGTGGTCGAGCGTCGCGAACTGGCGCGCGACCTCGTACGGCTCGTTGAACGTCGAGCTGACCGTCCCCGCGAGACCGAGGCGGTCGGTGATGGCGGCGAGCGCGGACAGGACGGTGAAGGTGTCGGGCCGGCCGACGACGTCGAGGTCGTAGATCTCGCCGTTCTGCTCGCGCAGCCGGAGGCCCTCGGCGAGGAAGAAGAAGTCGAAGAGGCCGCGCTCGGCGGTCTGGGCCAGGTGCCGGAACGAGCTGAACTCGATGTGGCTGCCCGCCTGCGGGTCGCTCCAGACCGTCGTGTTGTTGACGCCCGGGAAGTGGGCGGCGAGGTGGACCTGCTTGCGGGGCGTGCTCATCGGGTTCCTCCGGTCGCGTAGCGGTTGGCGGGCCGCTCGAGCCCGAGCCGGTCGCGCAGGGTGCCGGCCTCGTACGCGGTCCGGAAGGCCCCGCGCCGCTGGAGCTCGGGGACCAGGCCGTCGACGATCGCGTCGAGGTCCTGGGGCAGCGCGGCCGGGCGGAGCCGGAAGCCGGTGAGGCCGGCCTCGGCCCGGGCGAGCAGCAGGTCGGCGAGCCCCTGCGGCGTCCCGACGAACACCTCGGCGTCGCTGGTGAACGGTTCGCCCGACCAGGCCTCGAGCTGCGCCCAGCGCTCGTCGGCACGCGCCTGGTCGTCGTCCAGCAGCACGACGAGCTCGCCGAACACGTGGTCGACGCCGGTCCGCCCCGCGTCGCGGCGGACGGCCACGATCTCGGCGACCTGCGCCGTCGCGCTCGCGTTGTCGGCGGGCGTGATCAGGACGACGTCGGCCGAGCGCGCGGCGAAGGCGCGCGGCACCTCGGCGTGGGCCAGGGCGACGACGACCGGCTGCCCCTGCGGCGGGCGCGGGGTGATCGACGGCCCGCGGACGCTGAAGAACCGGCCCTCGAAGTCGACGTAGTGCAGCTGGTCGCGGTCGACGAAGCGACCCGACGCGACGTCGCGGATCTCCGCGCCGTCCTCCCAGCTGTCCCAGAGCCGGCGCACGACCTCGACCGCGTCGCCCGCCTCCTCGAAGAGGTCCCGCACGAGCGCACGGGTCGCCTCGTCGTCGACGAACGGGTCGCCCCAGACCTCCCGGCGGCCGAAGAGGGCGACCTCCTCGGGACGGGCGGAGACCTGCGGGCGCCAGCCGCCACGGCCCTCGGACACGTAGTCGAGAGTCGCGATGGCCTTGGACACGTGGAACGGCTCGGTGTGGGTCACCGTCGCCGTCGGCACCAGCCCGACGTGCTGCGTCAGCGGTGCGACGCGGGCGGCGACCAGGACGGCGTCGAGGCGACCGCGGACCCGGTCGGTCCGGTGGTCCGGACCCGTGGTCGAGGTGCTCTGCAGCGCGAACGCGTCCTCGAACGTGACGAGGTCGAGCAGCCCCTCCTCCGCCCGGCGGGCGAGGTCGACCCAGTAGCCGGCGGTCAGGAGCTCGGTCGGACGCGCGGTCGGCAGCCGCCACGCCGACGGGTGCCAACCGGCGCCGTCGAGGGCGACGGCGAGGTGCAGGGGGCGGGTCATCGGACGTCTCCCTCGAGGAAGGACGGGGTGGCTCCGGGGGCGCTGAAGGCCGACCACCGGGTGCTCGCGGCGAAGGCGGGCAGCCCGGCGAGGTACGCGGCGTAGCGGGCCAGGTGCGGGTAGTGGCTCAGCGGCGGGCCGAGCCGGCCGGCTCCTGCTTGTCCCTGGTTGCCCTGCACGTCGTAGCGCGCGAGCGTCACCCAGAGCCGGATGTCGGCCTCGGTCAGCCCGTGCCCGACCAGGAACCCGCCGTCGACGAGCCGGTCGTCCAGGCGCCGGAACGCGGCGTGCAGCTCGGTGCGCGCCTGCTCGGCCGCCGGGCCCTCCCCCGCGGCGCGACCCACACCGGAGTTGACCGCCGGCCCGACCCAGGCGTCGAGCTCGTCGATCTCCGCGCGGTACGCCTCCGGATAGGTGTCCACGCCCGGGCTCCGCAGCTCGGCGAACTCGGTGGCGACGTCGAGTCCGAGGGTCCGGTAGTCGTTGCTGACGATCCGGCCCGTCTGGGTGTCCCACAGGGTCGGGACGCTGACGTGGCCGTCGAAGCCGGGCTCGGTGGCCTCGTACGCGTCGCGCAGCAGGGTGAAGCCGTGGACCGGGTCCGGGCCGTTCGCCTCGCGGAAGGCCCAGCCCCGGCCGTCCCGGGCGCCGTCCACGTACGACACCCCGACCACGTCCTGCAGCCCGTTGACCTCGAGCTCGAGCACCACGCGCTGCGCCCAGGGGCAGAACCAGCCGGCGTAGAGGTGGTAGCGCCCGGCCACGGCCGGGAAGCCGCTGGAGCCGTCGCGGGTGAGCCGGCCGGTGAAGCGGTAGAGCGGGCGCGGGTCGCCGGGGCGCTGCGGGACGGCGTAGGTCCCGTACCGGTCGGTATCGACCGGGCTCGCGTACGAGGCCCGGGTGGTGGTGCTGGTCATCGTGCGGCTCCTGCCGTCGTGCGGGACATCAGGTGGTCGGCCGACCGGCGCGGCAGGGCCAGCAGGGCGCGCGCGACGTGGTCGTTGAGCCGGTGGACCGGACCGTTCGTGCACGGCCGTGCGAACGCGGCCGCCTTGAGCGCGGTGTGCATCCCGAGCGCCAGCCGTCGCGAGGCGATCGTGCCGTCGGCCCGGACGAGGTGGTGGGTCGCGTCGGTGCGCAGCTGGCCGGTGTCGAACGGACGCCCGGCAGCATCGACGAGGACCTGGGTCGACGCCTCGCCGCGGGCCGCCAGGGCGGACAGCAGCGGGTCCTCGGTCCGGCCCAGGTCGAAGGCCGGCAGCGTCGCCTCCACGAAGGCGCGGGCCTCGACCTCGCCGGGCACGGCGGAGGACCGCGCCACGAACGTCCCGCGCTCCGCGTCGGCGACGACCTCGAGATCCGGGCCCAGGAACGTGACCACGCCGGCCGCCTGGAGCGCCAGCAGCTGCTCGAGCCGGTCGTGGGGCGGGCCGCTGGCCCAGAAGCTGAAGAAGCCCATGAACCAGCCGTAGAAGTCATGGGCCAGCGAGGTCGGGTCCATCCGCGGCGAGCCGAGGGCCGGCGCGACGACGGGCACGATCGCCAGCAGCCCGAAGAAGGCCCCCAGGTCCGCGCTCCACGTGTCGTCGTCACGGCGGGCGAGGTCGGCGGTGATGTGGTCCCGGACCACGCGCCCCAGCTCGGCGGCGTCGGCGACGCGGAGCCCGCGCAGCGGCCGGTCCAGGACGGCGGGGTCGAAGCGGTCCGCCGGGTCGGGGACCACCTCGGCGATCCAGCGGGCGTACGCCTCGCTCCCCCACGCCAGGGCGGCGAACGTCTCCGCGAACGTCTCCCACGACGTGGCGACCCGCTCCGGGTGGCCGAGCCCGAGCTCGCGGTAGTACCACCACGCGACCTCCCGGCCGACCAGCGGCCACAGGTCCGCCAGGAAGTCGATCGCCTCGTCACGGTCGGCCGCGCGTCGCAGCACGGCGCCGACGGCCTGCGTCGTGCAGAACGTCGTGGTCGTCGGCTTGCCCGCGCGGAGCCGGTACATCGGCTTCGCGTGGTAGGGCACGCCGCGACGGGAGCCGACGAGCAGGTGGGGCTCGGCGCCCGAGGGCTCGTAGACCAGGCGGTCGCCGTCGTTCCGGTAGCGCCCGCCGCGACCCTCGGTGAGCAGCACCATCAGGTCGACGAAGTCGAGGCCGAAGCCGCGGACCAGGACGTCCTCCCCCGCCGGCACACCGGTGAGGTCGAGGTCGCCGGCGTACCCGGGCGGGAGGTAGGTCAGGCCGCGCTCGGCCGCGAAGGTCTCCAGCGCGGCGAACGGCGGGGCGGGCCGGACGTCGACGTGGCTGTTCACCAGCACGACGGCGTCGGCGGTGAGGCGCTCGCCGTCCTCGAGCACGACGACCTCGCGGTCCCCGTCGCCCGGGTCCCCGTCCGTGCCGCCGCTCAGCACGTCCACCGCACGCTGGGCGTGGGTCACGAGCGTCATGCCCGCGGGCACGCGGCCGAGGGTGCGACGGACGGCGAAGTCGAAGTAGGCGCTGCCCAGGCGCCGGCTCGGGAAGTCCAGCGGACCCAGGGCCTCGGCCTCGGCGGCGAGCTCGGGGTCCTCGAGGTCCACGCCGTGCGTCCGGGCCCACTCGGCGAGCGTCGGGCCCGGGGTCACGGGTCCGGCCATCGTCACGCTGTCGTCGACGAACGCGGTCAGGTCCTCGGCCGTCGTGTTGAGGCGCAGGAGCGACGACTGCTCCGAGCGCCACACCCGCCCGCCGCCGATCGGGTACGGGTCGACGAGGTGCACCTGGACGGGTCCGGCGTGGTCCGCGGCCGCGTTGGCCACGAGGCGTTCCAGCAGGCCGGCCCCGCGCGGTCCCAGGCCGACGAGCACCAGCACCAGGCTCGAGGCGTCGTCGGTCGCGGGCACGGGGGTCTCCTCGGTCGTCGTGCCCGCCGGACGGCGAGCGCATTGCCTACAGGATTACTCGGGAATCCTCACGGTTCCAGCACCGTCCGCTGAGCAGACGGGGTCGGACCGGCAGGACGGTCTCGTGGGAACAGCACCGGGAGCGGCGGAGTTCTTCCCCCCGTGGTCATCACCGTCCCGAACGTGAGCGACGCCTCAGCGGCGTCGCCGCACCCGCTCGACTCCCCGACCTGGGCCTCCCTCGTCGGCGCGCACGCCCGCTTCGCCCTCGGCGACGGGCTCGCACGCCGCTACGACCCGGCCGTGTCACCGTTCGCCGCGCTCGCCGACGTCGACGACGCCCGCGCCTGGGGCGACCTGCGCGACCTCTACGCCGAGGACGAGGTGGCCGCGCTCGCCGGGGACCGGGGCTTCAGCCGTACGGTGCCGCCCGGCTGGGCGCCGGACGGTGTCGTCGCAGGCGTCCAGCTCGTGTCGACGGACGCGCTCGTCTCCGCGCCCGCCGACGACGCGTTCGTCGTCGGGCCCGCCGACGCGGCCGAGGCGATGGACCTGGTGGCGCGGACCGAGCCGGGACCGTTCCGGCCGCGCACGTACGAGCTGGGCACCTACCTCGGGCTCCGGCACGACGGCCGGCTGGTGGCGCTGGCCGGCGAGCGGCTGCACCCGACGGGCTGGACCGAGATCAGCGCCGTCTGCACGGACCCGGCGTACCGCCGCCGGGGCCTGGCCTCACGGCTGGTCCGCGGCGTCGCCCACCTCGTCCGCGAGCGCGGCGAGACCCCGTTCCTGCACACGGGCGCAGCCAACACGCGGGCGATCGAGCTCTACCTGGCGATGGGCTTCGAGCTCCGGCGCGAGGTCGAGTTCGCGTCGTTCCGCGCCGTCTGACCACCGGCGGATCTGCGCCGTCCGATCGCACCGGCTGAGGCTCAGACGGTCGAGCG contains these protein-coding regions:
- a CDS encoding LLM class flavin-dependent oxidoreductase; this translates as MTPTYDWFLPTTGDSRSLVGGGHSVPVDVGRAGGSLDTAGRFREPDLRYLAHVARTAEDLGFDAVLTPTGTPCEDAWVVASALITQTERLKFLVALRPGLISPTLLAQMASTFQRMSGNRLLLNVVVGGDRDEQLRFGDRVGKDDRYARAAEFLQVFRGAFTAAGTSFTGDFYDVTDARTRQPAPVPEIYLGGSSAAAGPVTAEQTDVYLTWGEPPAAVAAKIAWIRGLTEAAGRQVRFGVRLHTISRDRSEDAWRVADDMLAQLDPSDVAKAQAALAASESEGQRRMRALHGGLTTYTEARQLEVHPGLWSGIGLMRSGAGTALVGSHTEVADLIGEYAAVGIEEFVLSGYPHVEEAYWFAEGVLPILRRRGLAA
- a CDS encoding OsmC family protein; protein product: MPKQIVPFTVEGHGTGVAQQLTVVGEHAHTFSSDTYPAFGGADAAPSPLSYTLGALTSCNQISAQLVAKGLGVRLGEFRISARGDFDPSVFVGGADGNANFDAVTVVASVETDADEETFATLVSELERRCPVTQLFKRSGLDYSSTWTALPLA
- a CDS encoding flavin reductase family protein translates to MTAEPRTRPSEAVTSDAFRSIFRQHPAGVAVVALRDGDRPVGFTATSVVSVSADPALLTFSVAGTSSSWPALSRAETLTISFLAAGQVDVSARFATSGVDRFAGVDWHWLPTGEPVLDDVPAWIRGEVVQRVAVGASHLVVVQALETSQVGGGPPLVYHDRAYHSLHEGSAL
- a CDS encoding NADPH-dependent FMN reductase, coding for MSAADRPQVVALSGNPRPGSRTLLVARTLAGALAERLGAGQITSLDLAEVAPQLFAESAPDADRFAETLAGAAVAVVATPVYKASYTGLLKAFLDRYPTGGLRGVLAVPVVVSASPAHSFVAEHLLRPLLVELGASAPTRPFAVTESKLADLDALAATWADEAAVTVSALIGTGAR
- a CDS encoding NtaA/DmoA family FMN-dependent monooxygenase (This protein belongs to a clade of FMN-dependent monooxygenases, within a broader family of flavin-dependent oxidoreductases, the luciferase-like monooxygenase (LMM) family, some of whose members use coenzyme F420 rather than FMN.), whose protein sequence is MSTPRKQVHLAAHFPGVNNTTVWSDPQAGSHIEFSSFRHLAQTAERGLFDFFFLAEGLRLREQNGEIYDLDVVGRPDTFTVLSALAAITDRLGLAGTVSSTFNEPYEVARQFATLDHLSAGRAAWNVVTSWDAFTGENFRRGGYLPQEERYSRAQHFLDAAFALFDTWDGDEVLADRAGGEFLSRPDVGTFSHHDQHFAIDGAFSTPRSPQGRPVIFQAGDSDEGREFAAATADAIFTRHATYDAGRAFYADVKGRLAAHGRRPEQLVVLPAATFVLGDTDAEAEEIAQQVRLQQVSGATAIKLAEQLWNTDLSDLDPDGPPPSFDPVVGENTIAKGRASVRMHKDPVATAREWRAKAEAEHLSLRELIVETTNRQTFVGTASTVAQAIDDHVQADVCDGYILVPHITPGGLDRFVDEVVPLLQERGVFRTAYEGATLREHLGLGAAPRVMRSDVSTGALS
- a CDS encoding LLM class flavin-dependent oxidoreductase, with the protein product MTRPLHLAVALDGAGWHPSAWRLPTARPTELLTAGYWVDLARRAEEGLLDLVTFEDAFALQSTSTTGPDHRTDRVRGRLDAVLVAARVAPLTQHVGLVPTATVTHTEPFHVSKAIATLDYVSEGRGGWRPQVSARPEEVALFGRREVWGDPFVDDEATRALVRDLFEEAGDAVEVVRRLWDSWEDGAEIRDVASGRFVDRDQLHYVDFEGRFFSVRGPSITPRPPQGQPVVVALAHAEVPRAFAARSADVVLITPADNASATAQVAEIVAVRRDAGRTGVDHVFGELVVLLDDDQARADERWAQLEAWSGEPFTSDAEVFVGTPQGLADLLLARAEAGLTGFRLRPAALPQDLDAIVDGLVPELQRRGAFRTAYEAGTLRDRLGLERPANRYATGGTR
- a CDS encoding glutathione S-transferase C-terminal domain-containing protein gives rise to the protein MTSTTTRASYASPVDTDRYGTYAVPQRPGDPRPLYRFTGRLTRDGSSGFPAVAGRYHLYAGWFCPWAQRVVLELEVNGLQDVVGVSYVDGARDGRGWAFREANGPDPVHGFTLLRDAYEATEPGFDGHVSVPTLWDTQTGRIVSNDYRTLGLDVATEFAELRSPGVDTYPEAYRAEIDELDAWVGPAVNSGVGRAAGEGPAAEQARTELHAAFRRLDDRLVDGGFLVGHGLTEADIRLWVTLARYDVQGNQGQAGAGRLGPPLSHYPHLARYAAYLAGLPAFAASTRWSAFSAPGATPSFLEGDVR
- a CDS encoding FAD/NAD(P)-binding protein, yielding MPATDDASSLVLVLVGLGPRGAGLLERLVANAAADHAGPVQVHLVDPYPIGGGRVWRSEQSSLLRLNTTAEDLTAFVDDSVTMAGPVTPGPTLAEWARTHGVDLEDPELAAEAEALGPLDFPSRRLGSAYFDFAVRRTLGRVPAGMTLVTHAQRAVDVLSGGTDGDPGDGDREVVVLEDGERLTADAVVLVNSHVDVRPAPPFAALETFAAERGLTYLPPGYAGDLDLTGVPAGEDVLVRGFGLDFVDLMVLLTEGRGGRYRNDGDRLVYEPSGAEPHLLVGSRRGVPYHAKPMYRLRAGKPTTTTFCTTQAVGAVLRRAADRDEAIDFLADLWPLVGREVAWWYYRELGLGHPERVATSWETFAETFAALAWGSEAYARWIAEVVPDPADRFDPAVLDRPLRGLRVADAAELGRVVRDHITADLARRDDDTWSADLGAFFGLLAIVPVVAPALGSPRMDPTSLAHDFYGWFMGFFSFWASGPPHDRLEQLLALQAAGVVTFLGPDLEVVADAERGTFVARSSAVPGEVEARAFVEATLPAFDLGRTEDPLLSALAARGEASTQVLVDAAGRPFDTGQLRTDATHHLVRADGTIASRRLALGMHTALKAAAFARPCTNGPVHRLNDHVARALLALPRRSADHLMSRTTAGAAR
- a CDS encoding GNAT family N-acetyltransferase, translating into MSDASAASPHPLDSPTWASLVGAHARFALGDGLARRYDPAVSPFAALADVDDARAWGDLRDLYAEDEVAALAGDRGFSRTVPPGWAPDGVVAGVQLVSTDALVSAPADDAFVVGPADAAEAMDLVARTEPGPFRPRTYELGTYLGLRHDGRLVALAGERLHPTGWTEISAVCTDPAYRRRGLASRLVRGVAHLVRERGETPFLHTGAANTRAIELYLAMGFELRREVEFASFRAV